The Miltoncostaea oceani genome includes a region encoding these proteins:
- a CDS encoding MarR family winged helix-turn-helix transcriptional regulator: protein MGAHSAMTRAFNAELQASSGLTVTDFEVLRRLSTAPDGAMRRVDLAAAVGLTPSGITRLLDGLQASGLVAKRLCTSDARVTYAELTPAGRAAMLAAAESHLAGLTALFGELYEPDEVDTLIALLSRLPGAEDTEDACPGAGGG from the coding sequence ATGGGGGCGCACTCCGCGATGACGCGCGCCTTCAACGCCGAGCTGCAGGCGTCGAGCGGGCTGACGGTGACCGACTTCGAGGTCCTCCGCCGCCTCTCCACCGCGCCCGACGGGGCGATGCGCCGCGTCGACCTCGCCGCCGCCGTCGGCCTCACGCCCTCGGGGATCACCCGGCTGCTCGACGGCCTGCAGGCATCGGGGCTCGTCGCGAAGCGGCTCTGCACGTCCGATGCGCGGGTGACCTACGCGGAGCTCACGCCGGCGGGCCGGGCGGCCATGCTCGCCGCCGCGGAGAGCCACCTGGCCGGGCTCACGGCCCTCTTCGGCGAGCTGTACGAGCCGGACGAGGTCGACACCCTGATCGCCCTGCTCTCGCGCCTCCCGGGCGCCGAGGACACCGAGGACGCCTGCCCGGGGGCCGGCGGGGGCTGA
- the typA gene encoding translational GTPase TypA → MASVNTRDDLRNVAIVAHVDHGKTTLVDAMLWQSGAFRANQDVNERVMDSTDLEREKGITILAKNTAVLHGGITINIIDTPGHADFGGEVERGLHMVDGVLLLVDASEGPLPQTRFVLRKALAARLPVVLVVNKVDRPDARVKEVVDEVYELFLDLDADESQIEFPIVYCVAREGKASLTPDDRGEDLEPLFEVLRDTVPAPSYTEGAPLQALVTNLAASSYVGRLAICRVHEGEIRSGQTVAWCKADGTISPAKVTEIYITEALDRVPAERAWAGDIVAVAGLPEVTIGETLADLDDPRPLPVISVDEPSLSLTIGINTSPLSGRDGTKLTARQVSDRLDQELIGNVSIRVLPTERPDAWEVQGRGELQLAVLVETMRREGFELTVGKPTVLTREIDGVIHEPLERASIDVPDDFLGVVTQMLALRKGRLEQIVNHGTGWARMEYLLPARGLVGFRTEFLTETRGTGLLHHVFDRWEPWMGEIRTRPRGSLVADRSGVTTNFALFGLQERGTLFIGPGEDVYEGVIIGENGRGDDMDVNPTKEKKLTNMRSSTSDELVRLVPPRRINLDQALEFVRDDECVEVTPKVVRLRKVELVGHARAKLARRGGAAAPRPS, encoded by the coding sequence ATGGCCTCCGTGAACACACGAGACGATCTCAGAAACGTGGCCATCGTGGCCCACGTCGACCACGGCAAGACGACGCTGGTCGACGCGATGCTCTGGCAGTCGGGCGCCTTCCGGGCGAACCAGGACGTCAACGAGCGGGTGATGGACTCGACGGACCTGGAGCGTGAGAAGGGCATCACGATCCTGGCCAAGAACACCGCCGTGCTGCACGGCGGCATCACCATCAACATCATCGACACCCCCGGCCACGCCGACTTCGGCGGGGAGGTGGAGCGCGGCCTGCACATGGTCGACGGCGTCCTCCTGCTCGTCGACGCCTCGGAGGGGCCGCTCCCGCAGACCCGCTTCGTGCTGCGCAAGGCCCTCGCCGCGCGGCTCCCGGTGGTGCTGGTCGTCAACAAGGTCGACCGGCCCGACGCGCGGGTGAAGGAGGTCGTGGACGAGGTCTACGAGCTCTTCCTCGACCTCGACGCCGACGAGTCGCAGATCGAGTTCCCGATCGTCTACTGCGTGGCGCGGGAGGGGAAGGCGTCGCTGACCCCCGACGACCGCGGCGAGGACCTCGAGCCGCTGTTCGAGGTGCTCCGCGACACCGTCCCGGCCCCGTCGTACACCGAGGGCGCCCCTCTGCAGGCCCTCGTCACGAACCTCGCGGCCTCCAGCTACGTCGGGCGCCTCGCGATCTGCCGGGTGCACGAGGGCGAGATCCGCTCCGGGCAGACCGTCGCGTGGTGCAAGGCCGACGGCACGATCTCACCGGCGAAGGTCACCGAGATCTACATCACCGAGGCCCTCGACCGCGTCCCCGCGGAACGCGCCTGGGCGGGCGACATTGTCGCCGTGGCCGGGCTCCCGGAGGTCACGATCGGCGAGACGCTCGCCGACCTCGACGACCCCCGGCCCCTGCCGGTGATCTCCGTCGACGAGCCGAGCCTGTCGCTGACCATCGGCATCAACACATCGCCGCTGTCGGGGCGCGACGGCACCAAGCTGACCGCGCGCCAGGTGTCCGACCGCCTCGACCAGGAGCTGATCGGCAACGTGTCGATCCGCGTCCTCCCGACCGAGCGGCCCGACGCCTGGGAGGTCCAGGGCCGCGGGGAGCTCCAGCTCGCCGTGCTCGTCGAGACGATGCGCCGCGAGGGCTTCGAGCTCACCGTCGGCAAGCCGACGGTCCTGACCCGCGAGATCGACGGGGTCATCCACGAGCCGCTCGAGCGCGCCTCCATCGACGTGCCGGACGACTTCCTCGGCGTCGTCACCCAGATGCTGGCCCTCCGCAAGGGGCGCCTCGAGCAGATCGTGAACCACGGCACCGGCTGGGCGCGGATGGAGTACCTGCTGCCGGCCCGCGGCCTCGTCGGCTTCCGCACCGAGTTCCTCACGGAGACGCGCGGCACCGGGCTGCTGCACCACGTCTTCGACCGCTGGGAGCCGTGGATGGGGGAGATCCGCACCCGTCCCCGCGGCAGCCTGGTGGCCGACCGCTCCGGCGTCACGACGAACTTCGCGCTGTTCGGGCTCCAGGAGCGCGGCACGCTGTTCATCGGCCCGGGGGAGGACGTCTACGAGGGCGTCATCATCGGTGAGAACGGCCGGGGCGACGACATGGACGTCAACCCCACGAAGGAGAAGAAGCTCACCAACATGCGCTCCTCGACCAGCGACGAGCTGGTGCGCCTGGTGCCGCCCCGGAGGATCAACCTCGACCAGGCCCTCGAGTTCGTGCGCGACGACGAGTGCGTCGAGGTGACGCCGAAGGTCGTGCGCCTGCGCAAGGTGGAGCTGGTCGGGCACGCCCGGGCGAAGCTCGCCCGGCGCGGCGGCGCGGCGGCCCCCCGCCCCTCGTAG
- a CDS encoding O-acetylhomoserine aminocarboxypropyltransferase/cysteine synthase family protein → MSTSPTPQRPETIALHGGQEVDPATKARAVPIYQTTSYVFDDTQHAADLFGLKVPGNIYSRIMNPTWDVLEKRITALEGGLAACVTASGQAAVLYSVQNVCRAGDNIVAISTLYGGTYNLFAHTLPQFGVEVRFVDPDQPGELASRVDDKTRLVFAETVGNPKVNVVDLRAWADAAHAEGLPLIVDNTVPTPILCRPFEHGVDVVVHSLTKFIGGHGTSIGGIIVDSGNFDWTAHSDRYPGLTTPDPSYHGVVWSDALGPAAYIGRVRTVLLRNTGAALSPFNAFMFLQGVETLPLRMERHTENALAVAKHLEADDRVSWVLYPGLPSSEYHEVAGRILNGGYGAILTFGIQGGRENGQRFIEALELHSHLANIGDAKSLAIHPASTTHSQLDDAELALAGVTQDMVRLSVGIEHIDDILADIDQALATATA, encoded by the coding sequence ATGAGCACCTCCCCCACGCCCCAGCGGCCCGAGACCATCGCCCTGCACGGCGGTCAGGAGGTCGACCCGGCGACGAAGGCCCGCGCCGTGCCGATCTACCAGACGACCTCCTACGTCTTCGACGACACCCAGCACGCCGCCGACCTGTTCGGCCTGAAGGTGCCGGGCAACATCTACTCCCGGATCATGAACCCGACCTGGGACGTCCTCGAGAAGCGCATCACCGCGCTCGAGGGCGGGCTGGCCGCATGCGTCACCGCCTCGGGGCAGGCCGCGGTGCTCTACTCGGTGCAGAACGTGTGCCGCGCCGGCGACAACATCGTCGCGATCTCGACCCTCTACGGGGGCACGTACAACCTGTTCGCGCACACGCTCCCGCAGTTCGGCGTCGAGGTCCGGTTCGTCGACCCCGACCAGCCGGGCGAGCTCGCCTCCCGCGTGGACGACAAGACCCGCCTCGTGTTCGCCGAGACGGTCGGCAACCCGAAGGTCAACGTCGTCGACCTGCGCGCCTGGGCGGACGCCGCCCACGCCGAGGGCCTCCCGCTGATCGTGGACAACACGGTCCCCACGCCGATCCTCTGCCGCCCCTTCGAGCACGGCGTGGACGTCGTCGTCCACTCCCTCACGAAGTTCATCGGCGGCCACGGCACGTCGATCGGCGGGATCATCGTGGACTCCGGCAACTTCGACTGGACGGCGCACTCCGACCGCTACCCGGGCCTCACGACGCCCGACCCCTCGTACCACGGGGTCGTGTGGAGCGACGCCCTCGGGCCAGCCGCCTACATCGGGCGCGTCCGGACGGTGCTGCTGCGCAACACCGGCGCCGCGCTGTCGCCGTTCAACGCGTTCATGTTCCTGCAGGGCGTCGAGACGCTGCCGCTGCGCATGGAGCGCCACACCGAGAACGCCCTCGCCGTGGCGAAGCACCTCGAGGCCGACGACCGCGTGTCGTGGGTCCTCTACCCCGGCCTGCCGTCGTCCGAGTACCACGAGGTCGCCGGGCGCATCCTGAACGGTGGGTACGGCGCGATCCTGACCTTCGGGATCCAGGGCGGCCGCGAGAACGGGCAGCGCTTCATCGAGGCGCTGGAGCTGCACAGCCACCTCGCGAACATCGGCGACGCGAAGTCGCTCGCGATCCACCCGGCGTCCACGACGCACTCGCAGCTCGACGACGCCGAGCTCGCGCTCGCCGGCGTCACGCAGGACATGGTCCGGCTGTCCGTCGGCATCGAGCACATCGACGACATCCTGGCCGACATCGACCAGGCGCTGGCGACCGCCACCGCCTGA
- a CDS encoding MFS transporter, with product MGTRGVLRGGVGAIPLAAAVALAFADSSIVMLGLPEIYGELDASISGVSLVITAYNLVVAVAAFALIPVLRVVRPASLLAVGLVVFLAASLACGVADTLPFLVAMRAAQGLGGAFLLAASLPAMAAVTGSASAGRAWWGLAGTLGAVLGPAVGGVLTELFDWRAIFIAQAPVALLALVVLADPRVRALAPEARGGRVALWPNLGLVFAFGALVGALFLAVLMIVTVWGLGPLPGALVVSVLPLAAVLVRPVSRRVGAAWSAAAGAPLLAAGLVALAYLPEVSSAWAAAALVVCGAGFGLLVPPLTAGSVDGAAGLGKAGTVSVGARHVGLVLALALVAPVLAADLDTAGDRATLNATQVVLDARLGLQQKVPVAIDLSDEFARTPRGAVPDLEGVFAANGAADDPAVRQVRDDLVGAIEAAITRGFRAGYLVSALFALLALVPVLAGWRAIAGPARPRPPPAALAPLAVLVLAGGALVVGALATGGPDLGRSTTTDPCAARTADRGGGIDATVQGIVLDGLAGAACELDVGREELVLSFGSGAGTRDIPWDPPTVERAVRSGLVRAVDDAEDRGSLNGVVADVLRAVVQRAPVEELIEGGGALRDLAARVDDIDIDPGALIDRVQDLLP from the coding sequence GTGGGGACGAGAGGTGTGCTGCGGGGGGGCGTCGGCGCGATCCCGCTCGCCGCGGCCGTCGCGCTGGCCTTCGCCGACTCCTCGATCGTCATGCTCGGCCTGCCGGAGATCTACGGCGAGCTCGACGCCTCCATCTCCGGCGTCTCCCTGGTCATCACGGCCTACAACCTCGTCGTCGCGGTGGCCGCGTTCGCGCTGATCCCCGTGCTGCGGGTCGTGCGCCCCGCGTCGCTGCTGGCCGTCGGCCTCGTCGTGTTCCTCGCCGCCTCGCTCGCCTGCGGCGTCGCCGACACGCTCCCGTTCCTCGTGGCGATGCGCGCGGCCCAGGGGCTCGGCGGCGCGTTCCTGCTGGCCGCGTCGCTGCCGGCGATGGCCGCCGTCACCGGGTCGGCGTCGGCGGGGCGGGCGTGGTGGGGGCTGGCGGGCACGCTCGGCGCCGTGCTCGGACCCGCCGTCGGGGGCGTGCTCACCGAGCTGTTCGACTGGCGGGCGATCTTCATCGCACAGGCGCCGGTGGCCCTGCTCGCCCTGGTCGTGCTCGCCGACCCCCGGGTGCGGGCCCTGGCGCCGGAGGCCCGCGGCGGGCGGGTGGCGCTCTGGCCGAACCTCGGGCTGGTGTTCGCGTTCGGCGCGCTCGTCGGCGCGCTGTTCCTGGCCGTCCTGATGATCGTGACGGTGTGGGGCCTCGGGCCGCTCCCGGGCGCCCTCGTCGTGAGCGTGCTGCCCCTCGCCGCCGTCCTCGTCCGCCCCGTGTCGCGACGGGTGGGGGCGGCGTGGAGCGCCGCCGCGGGCGCGCCGTTGCTCGCCGCCGGGCTGGTGGCGCTCGCCTACCTGCCCGAGGTGTCGTCGGCGTGGGCCGCTGCCGCCCTCGTGGTCTGCGGCGCCGGCTTCGGCCTGCTCGTGCCGCCGCTGACGGCGGGGTCGGTCGACGGGGCGGCGGGGCTCGGCAAGGCGGGGACGGTGTCGGTGGGCGCCCGGCACGTCGGCCTGGTGCTCGCCCTCGCGCTGGTCGCCCCCGTCCTGGCCGCGGACCTCGACACCGCCGGCGACCGCGCGACCCTGAACGCGACGCAGGTCGTGCTCGACGCCCGCCTCGGGCTGCAGCAGAAGGTGCCGGTCGCGATCGACCTGTCCGACGAGTTCGCCCGGACGCCCCGCGGGGCCGTCCCCGACCTCGAGGGGGTGTTCGCGGCGAACGGCGCGGCCGACGACCCCGCGGTGCGGCAGGTGCGGGACGACCTGGTCGGCGCGATCGAGGCGGCGATCACCCGCGGCTTCCGCGCCGGGTACCTCGTGTCGGCGCTGTTCGCCCTCCTCGCGCTCGTGCCGGTGCTCGCCGGGTGGCGCGCGATCGCCGGCCCCGCCCGGCCGCGCCCGCCCCCCGCCGCGCTCGCCCCGCTCGCCGTCCTCGTCCTCGCCGGCGGCGCGCTGGTGGTGGGTGCGCTCGCGACGGGCGGCCCCGACCTGGGGCGCTCCACCACCACGGACCCGTGCGCGGCGCGCACCGCCGATCGCGGCGGCGGCATCGACGCGACCGTCCAGGGGATCGTGCTCGACGGCCTCGCGGGCGCCGCCTGCGAGCTCGACGTCGGCCGCGAGGAGCTGGTGCTCTCGTTCGGCTCGGGCGCCGGCACCCGCGACATCCCCTGGGACCCGCCGACCGTCGAGCGGGCGGTCCGCTCCGGGCTCGTCCGGGCCGTCGACGACGCCGAGGACCGCGGCTCGCTGAACGGCGTCGTCGCGGACGTCCTGCGGGCGGTCGTCCAGCGCGCCCCCGTGGAGGAGCTCATCGAGGGCGGCGGCGCCCTGCGCGACCTCGCGGCCCGGGTCGATGACATCGACATCGACCCGGGCGCGCTGATCGACCGGGTGCAGGACCTGCTGCCCTGA
- a CDS encoding RNA polymerase sigma factor: MARARGGDTRAAEELAERHVRAAWRAAYAVTGRRDLADDAVQDGFERAFEALDRFDLSRPFAPWLVRIVVNRALTLVTRTAPSVEFDETVHGVSEGAEAAREVVDALMRLDPDRRAVVVLRVVVGLSPDETAAALDVPVGTVHSRLHRALADLRRALEVTAR; this comes from the coding sequence GTGGCCCGCGCACGCGGCGGCGACACCCGGGCCGCCGAGGAGCTGGCCGAGCGCCACGTGCGGGCCGCGTGGAGGGCCGCCTACGCCGTCACGGGGCGCCGCGACCTCGCCGACGACGCCGTCCAGGACGGCTTCGAGCGCGCCTTCGAGGCCCTCGACCGCTTCGACCTGTCGCGTCCGTTCGCCCCGTGGCTCGTGCGGATCGTGGTCAACCGGGCGCTCACCCTCGTCACGCGCACCGCGCCGTCGGTCGAGTTCGACGAGACGGTCCACGGGGTGTCGGAGGGCGCGGAGGCGGCCCGCGAGGTCGTCGACGCCCTCATGCGCCTCGACCCCGACCGCCGTGCCGTCGTGGTGCTGCGCGTCGTCGTGGGGCTCTCCCCCGACGAGACCGCGGCGGCGCTCGACGTCCCCGTCGGCACGGTGCACTCGCGCCTGCACCGCGCCCTCGCCGACCTGCGACGCGCGCTGGAGGTGACCGCCCGGTGA
- a CDS encoding PP2C family protein-serine/threonine phosphatase → MDSHPGPGAPAEDGAAGRRQADLDVERMLLGVTDLAPPLGTGPAQAELRLLHANLALERARRSDLVRPDLIAALEAAIAARRGGTPASLPPPPPEPATVADEARAVVEDAQAVVDGERDALDRLLTERILARESIDALATELAVLDEAGRIMMVNRAWRAFALENDPGRRDFVGESYLAACITHGDAELEGGPDGFAAGLRELIAGSRDHVEYEYPCHSPTEQRWFLARGARFESDGATRVVVTHENITARRRSEERHRQIAQTLQESLMPPALPAPAGLELAARYRAQGEGHDVGGDFYDVFPEGDGWLLVIGDVCGKGPEAAAVTAEARWTIRALSDPGASPAGLLRVVNRSLVGRARRDLTFLTAAVARVTADRAGARVACARAGHPVPLVVRASGDVEEVDGRGGLLGVFDDVRFDDAEVHLGPGDALVLFTDGITEARRGDEELGAAGVRAALTGAGGLAAQDLARRLEDAAVAFADGPLHDDLAIVVVRASLQDPDAPADAVVG, encoded by the coding sequence ATGGACAGTCACCCGGGGCCGGGGGCCCCGGCGGAGGACGGGGCGGCGGGGCGCCGGCAGGCCGACCTCGACGTCGAGCGGATGCTGCTGGGCGTGACCGACCTGGCGCCGCCCCTCGGGACGGGTCCGGCGCAGGCCGAGCTGCGGCTGCTGCACGCCAACCTCGCGCTGGAGCGCGCACGCCGGTCGGACCTCGTGCGCCCCGACCTGATCGCGGCGCTCGAGGCGGCGATCGCCGCGCGCCGCGGCGGCACGCCGGCGTCCCTGCCGCCGCCGCCGCCGGAACCCGCGACGGTCGCCGACGAGGCGCGGGCCGTCGTCGAGGACGCCCAGGCGGTGGTCGACGGCGAGCGGGACGCGCTCGACCGCCTGCTCACCGAGCGGATCCTCGCGCGGGAGTCGATCGACGCGCTGGCGACCGAGCTCGCGGTGCTCGACGAGGCCGGCCGGATCATGATGGTCAACCGGGCGTGGCGTGCGTTCGCCCTCGAGAACGACCCGGGCCGGCGGGACTTCGTCGGCGAGAGCTACCTCGCCGCCTGCATCACCCACGGCGACGCCGAGCTCGAGGGCGGGCCCGACGGTTTCGCGGCGGGCCTCCGCGAGCTGATCGCGGGGAGCCGCGACCACGTCGAGTACGAGTACCCGTGCCACTCTCCGACGGAGCAGCGCTGGTTCCTCGCCCGCGGGGCGCGCTTCGAGAGCGACGGGGCCACGCGGGTGGTCGTCACCCACGAGAACATCACGGCCCGGCGCCGGTCCGAGGAGCGTCACCGCCAGATCGCCCAGACGCTCCAGGAGAGCCTGATGCCCCCGGCGCTCCCCGCTCCGGCGGGGCTTGAGCTCGCCGCCCGGTACCGGGCGCAGGGGGAGGGGCACGACGTCGGCGGCGACTTCTACGACGTCTTCCCCGAGGGCGACGGCTGGCTCCTGGTGATCGGCGACGTGTGCGGGAAGGGCCCCGAGGCGGCGGCGGTGACCGCGGAGGCGCGGTGGACCATCCGCGCCCTCTCCGACCCCGGGGCGTCCCCCGCGGGCCTGCTGCGCGTCGTCAACCGGTCCCTCGTCGGGCGTGCGCGGCGGGACCTCACGTTCCTGACGGCGGCGGTCGCCCGCGTCACCGCCGACCGCGCCGGCGCCCGCGTGGCGTGCGCCCGCGCCGGCCACCCGGTCCCGCTGGTGGTGCGGGCGTCGGGCGACGTGGAGGAGGTCGACGGCCGCGGCGGGCTGCTCGGCGTGTTCGACGACGTGAGGTTCGACGACGCCGAGGTCCACCTCGGACCGGGCGACGCCCTCGTCCTCTTCACCGACGGCATCACCGAGGCCCGCCGTGGCGACGAGGAGCTCGGCGCGGCCGGGGTGCGGGCCGCGCTCACCGGCGCCGGGGGCCTCGCCGCCCAGGACCTCGCCCGCCGCCTCGAGGACGCCGCCGTCGCCTTCGCGGACGGGCCCCTCCACGACGACCTCGCGATCGTCGTCGTGCGGGCGTCCCTCCAGGATCCGGACGCGCCCGCCGATGCAGTGGTGGGATGA